taatattattgtattgtatgcattttctttgcatttttgtgtcgctctacagtgtcaagaCTTTTGTTCTCCTTTAGGTACGGTATGAGATCTATAATGTTACTttttaaaaagataaataatttgaatttagcGCTGAACAAAACATTGATACTGTATAAtcaaatagataaaatattgaTAGTTGAAGTTCATTTGTCGATGTATcttgataatttcaaaataatgtttGTAGGTTAGATGCCAACACAACAAAGTTCTTAAATATGAAATTTCCGCAATacctaaaattttaaaataaaaaataataaaacactttaaaagataaaataattgataattctattaAGTAAATCAAAAGAATTGTAGCCTACCAATTACATTAACACAAATTTTACATAGGTAATGTTATCATTTAcagaatttcaataaaacaataaacacaaagccaaatataaatttaaatcaaataaatagcataccgtatttattgaatttgaacagTAGAAAAATAACAAAAAGAATTATTCTAATATATGGAGGAAAGTTGAGTGGTATAAAACGTTATGGCAGTTGAAAACTAGAGGGAAAAAGCGAAATCTTGTTCTGTTTGGTATTTATTTGTGATGGTAGACGTACAACCAATGTCTTTGTTGTGTGTAAAAAGAGTTAGCTAGTGCAGTTTTATTATTAAAGGTTtatcttgaattgaaatttaaagtGATATAACGGAAAAGAGAAAATGTGGTATTAATGTGGAGATGAAAATGTAGTTTTGAAACGGTTAAATGTTATTAAAGTGGGAATCAAACTTGACACACTTTGTgggataatattatttgttttattatgaattgacagaaaaatggcataaaatgtatttcaattattagcTTCTATTATTAATTGTATGTTTTCTAAAAAGGGTGAGTCATTatcattgtcattattatttagTATAAGTATAATATAACCTATGtattgtaaattgaaattgaactcaTTTAAGGACTGTGTCCAAGAAcatgaatataaaattaaaatcagcatattactaaataaaatatgttCTTATTTTTTTACTATCAATTCCATTAGgttatcattttcaaaataaaatttaaaaactcCCTTAGGCTCTATGTGAGAAACTGTTTTGTTCTGGATTATGCTTCCGATAGTggtaaaaattaaataattttatttaaattattatattcaattaaaatattaaaaaagacGGGTGTGGCAGATCAgaaaccgatttgtgagcattaacattctgcataggcatagcaagccataacattgaatccattttccatgaaaaacatcattagcaacctcctgtcattgtcaccaacaaactcatcttatttagaatcattttccatctcaccatCATCTGTGAGACAATCCAttatctaaattgcctactgcatattccatttttccgtcagttgattgatttcttataattaattattagaaaagtagtaatatatgtttatattgtaaacatggagacgatataaaggtacctccttgataagtccggtgtccctgcaaacagtgtctcaagcactttcaatggagaaaataatagatgacatggctaaattttcacaataatactgtacttactgtactggcccttctcattagattgaaagtggtattcatgagcgaggtctactgttcgcagaactactagtaatttctGCTCAATCGATTAACAGTTTCAATCGCCCGAAACAATTGTTAAGAAGTTGAAAATCATCAGCCTCCTGAGTTTCTATTGtagtatgaataaaattttatgaGAGTTTTCAACCAAAGTCAATGCAATTAACAAATATTCATGAAACAGTAGTACTGTATTAAGTTTATCTAAGGCTTAATAAACATCCTATTTCTGATGAAGTGTGTCCTATCGAATTATTGTTGTGATGATACAAATTTTCTCTGTATAAAAATTGAATCTCcgatttgatattcaaaataaataaaagtcgATAATCAATATCAATGTCTGTGTAATCGTGAGGTGTGCAGATAACTTatttctatcagctgtataattGAGAAATGTACATGACACTCTTTTATCACCGGTCAATGATGTTGGAatatttagtaaattatttttcctactaccttgaaaagtgacgattcctgcactgattacagaacgcaaagattcacttttctgctctagtgcgggaaaaaatttcTCTGcgctccagatttgcaacatggcaacacaaaatagttggtgggttatatggaggattagtgcacgaaaacaaaaattaagttggtaaaaatgactgtggttagatttagataagaatcatttcaatggctaccctacatttatgataaaatcccaatctagaaatccaaaacaagaataatgttcatctaaatcataattaaataatcatcatttacgaattctcatcattaaataataaataatagttcttttctattgataattattatttcaactccaagaaatgagaaaagtagcaaatatacattataaaattcgaattttgaggttaaatgattaccgttcgatattcatataaataaaaaacataacaatactacaataaatattctctgttgtctatgttattcttataaatatttttcagtttactttgagcatttttctcgttaatttgagcaaaagtctaaatttctgaatcgtgtttcagtaatttttagctggatgaaacaaacttaggtacgattcttcccgctaggtcgcgcgcttgtcggttcagccatcttgttgtgtttagccatcttgcatctcggttcagccaacaagctgttggcgtgtattttgaatgtgaagtttttgttccatctgtattttttctgattcttgaatgaataaaaatgagaactttggctgagaattttcaacttcaattggattattaatttttaaatgactTAGAGttgctattaataacagcattacacacacacaaacatttgatggatttcagccatcattttacccataatcattcaatcaaccacttctcatattcaatggtaactgtaggaaaaattaaatgtgaaatacgtgcgcaaagttcctctgctgcactcaagaagccataaacgtttctttcagtgcagcaaactgtcactttttgCACACTAGTtccacaaataactatttctaaaTCAACAAATCCTATTACtgtatattaagcaagcaatttctgtatttatatatctggttatttttatatctggctatttttatatctggttatttatgtttaacagatctcgaaaatggctctaacgattttcacgaaatttggaacatagtaggtttatgatataaagattcgattgctcttggtatcatccttgggaaaactcgctgaacgacattaaaaggataattcatccttggttgaagcagctgtggatagtaaaaaagtgagtatgtgaaaaattaaaatattgcaTCCCCAAGATGGtgtatagccagctgtggaatataaacatgatcattttagagaattgtgttctttttatcaataaataaaaataacaagcgaagctcgttGCCCTGATATTAAATATACTCAAGATAAAAGTTAAATAAAATTCGAAAcagataaaaaaaaattattgaaaataataaatgtaagaattattgtaaagttattttattttacttaatTTTGGATTTGTGGGGTAGGCAATgactcaatgtaacttggtaaaaaatcaacagctgtgtagactataaattgcatgcctcattcaatgcaatttttatgcactattaaaataTAGGAttcaaagaacttataacagcttgtctgggcgcctagatgtcttctggtttcctcgcgctaaattccggaaagcgttatatgataattaaatcttgtgtaagcatgatctgatcaaataaatagttgtatcagtgtggatgtgcttatggtttgggacgtcgttcagttataaatgttatttattctattgataagatttctgttcattatttgttattatattctttaacttttataaattttgaattcccaatttgttttatttttacttttttcataagtatttgaaatctttgtattcttcatttttgaattaggtggtatttttgttttttgtattatttattattgtataagttcgtattatttttatcattatttttcttttttcatttctatctgtacaattgttattgttaaggagacatattaggggaaacccgttgtctccattgtaaataaataaataaatgaactattgattgcatgcaataacgcatgcaattaataactaaaataacatagtattgtctctcgaactttctctgctttgaacttgggctgtcctgatgccagtatgtcttgaaggagattagcttttgatgttagtatttttgatacaccaacccccaacagccattagccagtttcacaccgatatctcgccgacacgacattcagacaggatttactctgatggaccgTATAAGAGGAgactgcggtttataactgcgcgaggtctactgttcacagaactaatagtaaCTTTAattatgttcaatatgtgtgTGATTGTTTGTTCTgatgtaatttgaaattttcgaatcattgtaagttatgaaattataatttgaattgcTCTAAACTGGAGTTTTTATTCAGAAACAGTGAACCCATTCATAATTCCTGTCAAGATATTGCTGAAAGGAGCCGATAGCTTTTCTTTAAGTGATAGGTGAAAACTATCAAACCTTTTGGAGAAAAATGGTAGCACGGCATTGTTCAGTAGCCTAATTGATTGAATtctaaaaattcattgaataataagaGTATAATATTCTCTACCTGTTATTAATAAGCcacttaattaattaaacactatcatagaataaaatattcaagtgGAAATACTACCACACAGGTTTTAACTTGAATGCTAGTTGTgccaaaattaataaattgagcTACAATCCCCAATTATTGATTACTGCTGATCTTACCTTATATATCTGTTGAGGCAAAGCAAAAGTAAATTTGGCTTAGGCTTTTCCATGTAGTTAGGAACCATCATTCCGACTAGGAAGCCACTTAAAGTGAAAAAATTGTCCACTACAATTGAGACATGACTTGCCCACATGGAATACTTTGGTACTCTGAAAATCTTATCAAAAGAAACAAGTCTATAATTTTTAATCAAGATTTAATCGTTTCAAAACAATCTATTAAAAAAGATTGCAAAAATGTATTCCTCAACTTCAATCCTTATTATTCTGTTTAAAAAAccttatgaataaaattattttatattaaaggAGATACGAACTTATTACTTGTTACCGTATCTCTAATAAAATATACCGTAAGCCTACTTTTCTTCTGCAATAATGATGGAGACAACGCAGATAGCCTACTTTCTACAAAAAATGTGCAATAAACCAATTCTTCAAATACAACTTGTGTTCACTTGAATATACAGTAATTGGTTACCACATTCTCTATTATCAATTTTCTATATTGGTGATTGATACTTTCTGATcccattaaaaatataacaattagACTACAATAGCAGAgtcgaagaaggagaagattgaTAATCCAggatttataataaattgaaaagtcAAAAAGTATAATTAAAAATACCTATGAATACTTTGAAATTTCTGTTGATAAAATGGCATCTTTTAGCGTCTTAGAACCACTCTGATTAGAAAtactatattttttgtaaattgaattttatactGTTTTATTGATTGGAAACTACAGCAAGTTCATAAATTGAAGTGTAAACACTatcttaattttaaacttgatcaTGTTCAGCATGTAAATAGTTTTAATAAGCTCTAAAGCACAGTGTGGGCTATGGCTTCCTCCACAACATTACTTCAAGTCTCTCTATCTTCAATCCATCTTTTCCATCCTCTAGAGGTATATATAGCTATAATCCATCCTTATTGAATCATCCCTGATCTCATCTTACCATAGTATTCTACGTCTGGCATATATTAACGATAGTTTTCCAAATATTTAAAGAGCtcactcaaatcttgtttataAGTATGAATGTTGAGTGTATTTATATGTGTATGTCTCTGCTGCATGCATTTAGGCCTATCTCGTTCACACAGTTTGCACCCGAAGAGAATACCAGATTCTGCAAAATTCTCACTAAATACTGTGTGAAAATACAAGTGTGAAATACAAgtgaaaattcgtgaattttcacTTGCAAAATAAAGTacctatattattattgaaggaGAATGCGATACATAATAACTTATCATCTAGGTACTTCTCTACTTATTATTTAACAGACTTCCTCCAAATATTCGTGACTACTCTAAAATCGAAGGGAGTAatgttgtatctcaataataGCAGtacaatcaattaataaaactaacaatattacaaattaatGTACATATAATTTAAGAAACGCTAAAAGTTAGAAAAATGTCAGCATATGCTCACATTATtcgaatttttcaattttttgctgGCTgcgaagttttaatttttttcattatcgACACAGCCACCTacctcaacgataaaaatgtattattactaGTGTGAAACAAATTTTCCCTTATCCTTTCTTATTTAATCCCTTTGTAATacattttcgttatttttcattttttattaattctctaGCAAAATTTGatctatatttcttattttctctttacaatttgtatttgtcttcTTTTATCCTATACttgaaatctttgaagtgtcatatttattttgtctaagtttatttaagTTTTGAAACTTGTTTTTTTGTAAGTGGGTACTTACCGAAAAACCTACCGGTTTGGCACGATCCTTGttgaattgtgaataaaaattttgatttgatttgaatgagtTCTATTGTAATAGTACACTAGTCAAATATTTCTCATTATAATAAATGATCCAGTTTTGGTCATTGACTCACTCTTATCGGAGTTCATTCTCGTTGAacacaaaaattgatattaccTTTTCTAGAAGATCGTAGTTGACCATTGCCCCCACCATGAACATGCCAAGCCGATGACCCAAGACAACAGTGAATGTTGAAATGAGGTACAGTCCAGTAATGCGATTCAAGTCCAGGCCATTCATTAGAGGAGTTGGGGTCATGAATGTTCTGTAAGTGTTTCTCATAGAGAAACACATCAGGAAGTTACCTAAcagaaaacaatattcatagaagaacataattattattgtattattatattggttatgaattataatgataaattatatgaatctattGAGATTCTTATAGAAATGGGAAGGGCTTAGCGACATGAGAAAAGTTTAGCAATGACAAACCAATCAAATATTATATGAGcatgaataatcaataatgtATGATAAGCATATAATTTTCCGGCTATTTTacaactaaaaaataataatagcgTTATTATGGTTCATCTTGAGAAGTCTGGCTgtcatttgaaaacaatagtcAACAATGAAAACCAGCTCTTCTTGTGGTGAActaacaatatattatattctgttCTAATTTTGCAAGTTTTGTTTCATTTGCCTCCACATCGTTCACAAtaactataaatattattctgcACTACAAAAAAACTGTTCATCAGAATCAATGAcattttgttaaaaaatctaataaaaaactacGGATAACTAATCATCAAATCAGAAAGCTGGAGAATACTCTGaagtatgaaaaaataatagcataccgtaatattaaatttgatttgcATATTGAATCTATTGTGCACTCTTACCTTTATCCATCTTTGATGTGTCCTGGAATTTCACATGATAAAGTGTTGCTAAAATGACCAATGCTATAAGCAGTGCACAGAGAGAGCTGAAAAAATCAAGAATAATTCTCTAAAAACACAAATTacattaaattacaaaaatataatacttAAACAACACATAATTCCTGTCCATACAGATTATACCCACAGGTAGCTAATTGGAAATGTGAAATTACagattgaatattattctatgTGATTGATTTCAAAGATCTGTCTGCTGTTTGCTTCAAGTTTTAGGGAAGTAAGTAGGCTATGTCATGGTGGTGGTGAAAAGATGTAGCCAATTTCTAATTTAACATTATAAATTTGTACTCCTACCATCAcctattaaataattattgactgaTCACCGATTAATTAAATAGTATTTGATGAATAACTAAAAACATGctaatataatactataattattttcaattaatttattcaataatttattttataatctacTTACCAAAATATTAAATCGAGAGTTTCCAGAGAATATTCATCTTGATGGGTACACGCATTTGGCAAAAATGTGGCTATCATTGGAACACTCAGGTTCTGAGTCGCcagatatttattcatttcgtATTTGATTACATTCTCATTGCAGTTCTCAGGTACACAGAGTGAAATATGGACAATATTTCTCATTTGTTTCGTATCTACTCCTCTGTCCTGCATaaacattgaattatattaGTATCTTATTCCCATATCTACGACGACGAGTAACTTGAGCTTGAGTGTATTGTGAACAGTGACAAAATATAGACTAACAAGATAtcataatacatattttatatataagagaatgttgaaaaatactgtattggTTTAATTTAATTGTGCTGTGAAGATTCATTGTACTGTACGCGAGCACAAGACTAATCGTATCCTACTGGATATAGAaatgcataaataaattatagcgatttaaatatttcttccaAAAATGATCGATAACTTACATTGATAACCTCCCAAATAGAATCATCAGGTCTGTAATCGTTGGTGTAGGGATCAGTTTGGTTGTATGACGGATCTATGAGAAGGACTAGCGTCACCACACAGAACTGGGACCTGATTGGCTCACTAACTGTCATGCATTCATTGAAATCGCCGAACTGCAGTATTGAGCCAGAAATGAAACCCACAGGTGATTTCACTGATGCATCATACACTAGAACaaattttttttgaatgaatatagGTTGCTCTTCAATTTTGATTGTTTTACATGATACCAATGTTTTGTTATGAAATGAATTTAAGGAGAAACTTATAATTTATAGGATAAAGTCATATACATAAATACTGTGGATGCTCTCTTCTTACAACAAAATGCGTGACTCCACTTGAAATTGATGGATTAAAAATCTGTATGAgtgtttcatttattaatatgaCAATTTTGGAGGAATGTATTTATTAATATGTACGTATCTTAATGATATTTTGTCTATGTGAGAAGTAAAGATCCTCTATTGTTCTTTGATcgattgtaataaattattatgtgttactcaataataaaaattcatgtgaatattcaaatgtaatGTCAAGGTGGGAGAGAACCAGTAGGCCTACTCAAGAATGTATAATGTTttttaaatacaatataaaaatcagTTTTACTCACTTTTCATGGCCCAGTAGAGTTTTTCTTGATATGCTTGTTCCAACAATAAGCTGTCTTTTGTGCATTGTGGAGAATTTGATTCTGGAAAAGTTATGGGCAAGGTGGGTATCAGGTCCTGACCCAAGGATAGGCCAATGAACCCCAGTAGATGCAGAGTCCATATGGTGTGTCTCATTTTCCTGCggaaaatgtaataaattatcTTGAAACCACAAGACGTTGGTAACAAGTTGTATGATCAAAACGATACTCTATGACTGAAATATTATTAGATACTGTTCTCCATAATTTCGTATTACTTCttaaataatataggctaatagattaatatattattttggaaGTTTATTGGAAAAACCTTTAGTCAACATACATTGCTTTCCAATAAAAGATGAAAAAGTTAATATACAAATTTCTTCCTTTAAAAcatattatttctttgaatCTTCCTACTTAATTTTCAAGTAGATCGTGTTATAGTCTATAgataggataataattattacgaaTGGCCGTTTCAAACTGTAATGTTTAAAATCGATAATAAGTCTGCTGCAGTAATAAGTAGTAAGTAAAGTTAATCTTTCAGctcaattgaaaagtttttattcCTACTCGAGAATTTATAAGCCAATCTATTGTGCTAAAAGTTGTGACTGTTTAGAGTTGACTTATACAGAAGTAGATTAAATATATTGAGGACGCAGTTGAGAAACAGATATTGTAAAAGGTAATTTGGTCGTGCGTGCTGTAAATTGCAGTGGTCAAATATACTTGAATAAGAGGGTATTCtctcaaaaaaattaataaacttgATCAGATTTAGGAGAAGGtcatacattcatttattttcttttaattgtattatattctataaagCTAATAGAACATCATtgatattttatacaatatatcaattattattaattgataaattataaatttctaaCATTGCTTTTTGAAACGATAAAAGAGTGAATAGCCTACATTCTATCACATTGATTGAAATGAAGTTTTATTTCATACAATGGTACTTTAGACTACAATTTCATATCAATTTCTCAAACAATAATCACTCTTGATTAAGTTATTGAAAACTCACCTTATCAAAACAAGGAACTAGTCACACTCTAATGTAATTGATCCGAAATTAAGCGGAACTGCACTCACGCACATGAGTTGACAAGTCACTGAAATTTGCACGATATCGGACACATCACTCATGAAGGATGGAAACTGATTGATCCCAAACTATAGGCCTACGTTCTCATTGTT
Above is a window of Nilaparvata lugens isolate BPH chromosome 4, ASM1435652v1, whole genome shotgun sequence DNA encoding:
- the LOC111044548 gene encoding nose resistant to fluoxetine protein 6, producing the protein MRHTIWTLHLLGFIGLSLGQDLIPTLPITFPESNSPQCTKDSLLLEQAYQEKLYWAMKMYDASVKSPVGFISGSILQFGDFNECMTVSEPIRSQFCVVTLVLLIDPSYNQTDPYTNDYRPDDSIWEVINDRGVDTKQMRNIVHISLCVPENCNENVIKYEMNKYLATQNLSVPMIATFLPNACTHQDEYSLETLDLIFCSLCALLIALVILATLYHVKFQDTSKMDKGNFLMCFSMRNTYRTFMTPTPLMNGLDLNRITGLYLISTFTVVLGHRLGMFMVGAMVNYDLLEKIFRVPKYSMWASHVSIVVDNFFTLSGFLVGMMVPNYMEKPKPNLLLLCLNRYIRLMPVFALVTFFYATMLRFTGDGVLWNFAIKVETANCRDNWWTNLLFINNYVNTGSSCIVQAWYLPCDFHMFLLVTVIFYFTRTKPKIFQTLIVALIALSLFAHFYGTYAWNLTPYLLFFKRMWDDMRNHEYFKQFYIKTHFRATPYFVGFLAGYTFYMRKPSTMSAARTYSLMTCGLLTLCITYWSGSLFSEPENRRLGFYSAFYSTAATAMWAVGYLMIIAVVIIGADNPLQKFFSSKIFVPVGKLSYNIYIIHMYVQMHSTLTKRAPSYLTMTELVGKTIADIIYSSLIGLFLYFFVENPCRSLAKYLLFGRSRTKSNNPV